tttcagagagagagagagagagagagagagagagcgcgcacgtaCGAGTgcttgagcaagggaggggcagagggagagagagcatcttaagcaggctccacatgcagcacagagccccatgcagggctcaatcccatgaccctgagatcatgacctgaacccaaccgagtcacccaagcaccccaaagtCCCAGAATCTTAATGCAACCTCTAACAGGGCTCAAATCCTGAGTCACATGAGCATGTTGAGATAATGACTGCCCTTTGAAGCACTAGGCTTGGCAATTTACCCAGAacaagtgtatttattatttattcaggtCATTGAGTAACCCACTGACCAGAATATTCTGTGGCAATCATTAACAATCAGTTGGATACAGCACTGggtttagaaaaatgtctactgTGAGAACCTGGGTGTCAGTTGATATCTAAAAACTATAACCACCACCCAGGGTGTCTAACTGTTGAGAACAGGGCATCCACTGTTAGAACATGAATGGCTGTTAGTAGAACACTGGGGTGTTAGTTGTTAGAACACTGACCACCAGTGAGAGAAACCAAGACATCTGAACCTTCTGTGATTGTTATGTGGAATCCCATGGATCAGGTGACAGAACAGGGGATGACCATTATTAGAGCCCCGAGGATCAGGGGTTTAGAGAGTGGGGTGCCCATTGCATAGAAGTCCAGGTGTCAGTTGTTGGAACCTTTGCCATGAGCTGTCAGACAATAGCTGTTTGGAACACAGAGTGACAGGTAGACGAATTTGTGGATGGCTTACAACAGACTGTGGGATGGTAGTTAAGGAGACAAGAAGACTAGTGGCCAGTTTGGATAATGACTAGCTTCAGGCCAGAGCAGCAAGGGAACAAGTGGAGAAAGGAGTAGAATAGACAGGCTTTCCTGCAGCCAGTCAGATGGGCCCAGCCCCAACTATTGGCAATAGCCACACTCCAGGCTGGGCCAGCAGGGAGAAAAGATGAGGTGGCCCAACAGCCCAAGCTCCACAAGTACACCAAATGTTCACATGGTACAAGGCACTGGGCTGAGTGCCAGGACTCAGACAAATCCACATCCATCCCTGCCCCTAGGGAGTGCATGGTTGCTTGGGGAGAGTAACAACCAAACCAATCGAAACAACTCTAACCCAGCGTGGATAGAACTTTGGGAAGCACAGACAGGAAGTGCCCAGCAGAGGGGGCACCACTTTAGCTGAGCCTTAAACATAAGCAGGAGTTtgccaggcagagaaaacattaGGCAGAAGGGACATAAGCAAAAGGGCTTCGAGATGGGAGACAAGGAAGGGTCCGTGGGCATCTAGAGCAAAGAGTGCCAGGAAGACTAGATGGAGAGGGCCTGCATCAGTATGGGTGAATCTGGACCTTATCCTGAGCGCAGGGGGGCCCAGGAAGGTTTTAAGGAGGGAAGTgaaataggtttttgttttctgtcaatCCTTCTGGTCAGGGTGTGGAGGATGAGTTGGAAGCGATGTTAAAGAGGCTGGGGCAGTGTCCTGGCCAGAGTAGGTAATGGCCTTTACAAGGCAGCATCTTTGGGATGGAGGAGGCCTATTTAAGAGCTGtttgggagacagaaaagagCCTGAAGGATGGGGGCATGAAATCCCAGGAcacccaggtttctggcttgacAGCACCAAAAGGGTCTCCAACAGAAGCATGGAACCTCTCCCCAGGCAGATTCCTGGGACTGGGGGCAAGACAGAGGGGTGGATCTTGCCCTGGCTCTGACCTGGCGCTGCACTCACCCTGGACCCTAATGCTAGTGGAGGCTATTCGGACacaaacagatacacacacacacacacacacacgcacacgcacgcacgcgcgcatCCTACATTTTGCTTTTGGTTCTATTTCCTCAACTGCGGAACCTGGGTTTGCAACCATTCTCCCGTCTTTGGCCACCACGTTGGGCCCAAACTCACATCGTGACCGCAGGTGCCTTCAGGAGTCCTGGGGACAGATCACCTCCATGTACTTCAACACGCGTAAACAGTACAAGTGGCTGCGCTTCAGTGAGGACTGTCTGTACCTGAATGTGTACGCTCCAGTGCGCGCGCATGGGGACGCTCCGCTGCCGGTGAGTATTCATCCTCTTCCACGCGCCAtcccactcaggcaccccaccgCCCAGCTCAGGCCTCGGCTTTCCATGTCCAGGTGATGGTCTGGTTCCCAGGAGGTGCCTTCCTCGTGGGCTCCGCTTCCACGTACGATGGCACGCAGCTGGCCTCTCGCGAGAAAGTGGTGCTCGTGCTTCTGCAGCACAGGCTCGGCATCCTGGGTTTCCTGAGGTGGGCGAGGCCGGGGGCCGGAGCGGGGAATCAGGGGCCGGGCTTCCTAGGGACTTGGGCGGAAGGATAGAGGAGGGGCTATGGGGGCGTGGCTACAAGAGGTGCGTGCAGGGGCGGGGCCTAATTTCGTCTGGAGAGGGCGGTCACTCCCAAGTGCCGCCAGAGGGGGATCTAACACTAGGGAAAAAGGTGTGGTCGCAAGACCTGGTGCCTGAGGGACCAGGCAGGGTGAGGTAGGGCCAGGCAGAACCAGGCAGGAGCCCTGAGTAACCAGACGGTCGGGGGCTCCGGACCCTGATTATAAGCCCCGCGCGTCCAGCACGGGCGACAGCCAGGCCCGCGGGAACTGGGCGCTGCTGGACCAGGTGGCTGCTCTGCGCTGGGTACAAGAGAACATCGCAGCCTTCGGCGGAGACCCACGCTGCGTGACCCTGTTTGGCCAGTCTTCGGGGGCCATGTGTATTTCGGGACTGGTGAGTGCAGCGCCAGGTCAGACCCAGCACAGACGCAGGTCCCCGGGTTCCCATGAGTGCATCCTCCACTGCACACACACCTATGCAGATTTGTGTGTACAGGTACATGCCGGTGCACAGACTTGCCCTCACCCCTGCAAAGGGTACTACTCCATCCAGGGGTAGCACTGATGAGAAAACCAAGCCAGCAGAGCGGGCAATGCTGAGAGTAGGGATACTCAGCCAATCCGTGGTGGGCCAGAAAGATAACCCACCACCTCCTGCCTCCCTACCTACCCCCAGAGCTCTATCCCCTGAACAGAATGCATCATCCCCTTATGGGCAAGGCTGGGGCCACAGACCAAGCCTGGGAGTCAGGGGCCTGGGTTGGAGACTTGGGCGAACACTGACCTGGTGTGTGCCTGGAGTGTAGGTGTAAGGTCAGGTACACCCTGTGGGACACATGTTAGGGAGGTGAGCTGGGACCACATAACACAGGGCTTTACCCACCACAGTAATAATACTCAAATGCTCAAGCACTTTCTGTGTGTCAAACACTCTTCCAAGCACTGTATGTATATTCATTCAATTCCCTCAACAATCCAGAAATAGAAGCATCCTCTTTCTACAGTTCTACCaaatactctggtttctcttcagatcgcataaatctttcgccttcTACAGTTCTACCAAAAGAGAAGTTTTCTCCATTGTGCAGATGGATAAATTGAAGTCCAGAAAAGTtaagcagctttattcaaaataCATTGGAGAACAGGGAAAGATTTGAAGCAGAGAAGTGAGACAGCCAGAAGTGCATTTAGAGAGATGGCTCAGTGTGCTGGAACTGAGTTaggaagaagcaggaggagaggcCTGGAGGCCAtctgggagtggaggtggggtaTATCTTAGAAGAGAGGATGAGGCCTGCCTCTGAAACAGAAGCAAGAAGACTGGAAAGTAGAAGGTAGCTGAAGAGGGATGCAGGAAGCCAGATGGACAGGACTAGGGCAGCTGGGTGGAGGGGTGAGCAGAGATGATAGGAAAGGCCCCTGGGGCTGGATGGATGGTATAGTGTGAGGGATGCCACTCAGATGGTAACTAGCTAGAACAAGTTTGGGGCACATGAAGTCTGAAGTGTCCAAGAGACAAGATGAGGGGTCCCAGTTATAGTTGCTCTTCCAACTTGGGCAGCAAAGAAAGTTAAGAACTGTCAATACAGGTTAAAGGGGCCATAGGAACCAACATTTCTAACCCAGAAGCATAGAGTCTCTTTCCTACACCAGCAGAACCCTTCCCACAAGCTCAGATCCCCTCTGAAACTGCTGGGGCCCATTGCAGGGGCCAGGATAGGGGGGCCCACAGGCACGAAGGCACTGGCTGTAGGTCTAGGACTCCAACCCAGGACTCTTGACTCCCTCCCAAGCTGCCTGCACTCTTTGGGCCCCTTCACGCTGCCCAGCCCTGGCCAGAAAGGCACCCAAAACTGCCCAAGTGACTTCTACTTGTGCCTCTCATGGGTaccacactccccacccctgcagatGATGTCACCCCTAGCCCGCGGTCTCTTTCATCGGGCCATTTCCCAGAGCGGCACCGCAGCACTCAGAGCCTTCATCACTCCTGACCCGCTGAGGGTGGCCAAGGTGGGTGTCTCCTCTCCCCCAGGGCTCAGCAAGAAGGGGCAGGATGGGCCTGAACACCTCTTCTCCACAGACAGTTGCCCGCCTGGCAGGCTGTACCTACAACAGCACACGGATTCTGGTAGACTGCCTGAGGGCACGATCAGGGGCTGAGGTGATGCATGTATCTAAGAAGATGGTAGGTAAAACTTCCTTCTAGCTCCTTCACCTGGCCACCTGTAAGCCACCTACCTGACCTGATACCCGGCTGCCCCCAGGGACCCTGTCTAAGGAGCACAGTGGGGAGACTTTCTTTAACTCTAgttccctcctctcccctacaGGGATTCTTCCACCTGAACTCCCAGAAAGACCCTCAGGAGGTGAGCAGGCCCTGTTCTGTGATTcgagtatttattgaacacctccccctatgtgccaggcattcagGATACTAAGTGAACTGTTCAGACCAAGATTCCTTCCCGAGTAGGACTGATGTTCCAGTGGCGAGAGGCAGTAATCACTATACATAAATAACTCATTTACCTCTTTTGAAGGAAAGTGAATAGTGACAAATGGAGCAGGGTAAGGAAGTTGGAAGGCATAGAATTTTAAATAGGAGGGACAAAGAAAGCTTCATTCAGAAGGTGACATTTAGCAAAGATTGTCAAGAGGTGAGGAAAGTAGATACCTGGGGGTGAGCATCTCCTGCCCTCCAAGGGGTCACTGAACCCCAGCTTTTCCCAAAGGGCCTATGGATAAAGAAATCTCTGGATGGGGACCTGCTGAGCTGGGAACCCTAGGCTACAGGGATCCTGGGAGGATATGTGGGAGGACTATTTGGAAATGCCCCTTGCCTTGTAGGTTGTGTGGTTCATGAGCCCGGTGGTAGATGGTGTGGTGTTCCCAGATGACCCAGCGGTACTCCTGAGCCAGGGGCAAGTTGCACCTGTGCCCTATCTTCTGGGTGTCAACAACCTGGAGTTCAGTTGGCTCTTACCTTTTGTAAGTCAATAGGAGGGGTGCCCACCCCAGCAGGAGTAGCAGAGGATTCCTCTTGGGTAGTACTGTGCATGAGATCGGATCCCATTGGCTCTTCTGGGGATGTCCAAGTGCTTGGGTACATCCTACAGTCCCGGAGCAGTAAGAGCCGGCCAGAAATGATGGGAGGAAGAGAAGTATTGGCCTCTTGGAGGTTTGGGGACCCCAAATCTTCAGATCATAGTTTGGATGGATCATCCTATCCATTGTTTAGCCTCCAGGCAGCTGCAAatcctgccccccactcccacccccacaacTGCTCCTAGGTCAGGATAGTTGTCCCCAGTCCCCACTTCAGCTCTGACCTGGGTGGTAGCGATGGACAGGTTGAGAACAGGAGGGCAGGAAATAGTCATGGGCCCTTCCTGGGCTGTGTGCTCTGAGAACTCACCACTTAGATGGGTGAGAGCCTTGGAGCCTGGTGTAGCTCTGGCTGGAATCCCTCCTGATGTTTGGGCCTAACTCACACCTGGGTCCTTATATTGTGGGCAGATCATGAAGATCTCACTAAACCAGTTCGTAATGAGAAAAGGAATCATCACCAAGCTGCTCTGGAGAACCAGTACCCTGTTGGTGAGGAGCCATGCTGTTAGGGGTGCTCAGTTTGGACAAAGCTAACTCCCCTTTTGGTGGGGCTTGGAGTTTGGTATGGGATCAGATGATTGCTGGTGAGCAGgttccccccaccgccccccctcctGCCACCGCACTGGCCTCAGGGTCATGGCACTCAGTTCTCATGCAGTCTAAACACAGGGGTAAGAATCAGCAAAGATCTTCCCAGAagttcccctctctcccccactctcccagaCCAAAAACTCCTGAGGATGCTGAGTGTAAGTCACTAGTGTGCCCATTTCTGCTCAGCTGGCACCCCAGGCCTCAGGGTGGGTATGAATTCCCCACCCAGAATATCACCAAAGAGCAGTTACCACTGGTGATGGAGGAGTACCTGGGTGACATTGATGACCGTGACTGGAAAATGTTAAGAAACCGTTTAATGGACCTAGCTGGGGATGCGATCTTTGTGTACTCCACACTACAGGCTGCCCACCACCACAGAGGTATGTGGGGTCCCCAAGAGTGGCCACACTCTGTCTACTGATGCTGCTTACCAACTGCTCAACCACCTTCTTGCACCTCTGGGCTGGTATAGGATTCCAAGATGGCATAGAAAAAGTAGTGGGCTGTCaactgagagagaaagggagaaggagggcagggcagagtcCAGCCCAGAGGACATAGcctagggtggtcagggaaggcttcctggctGGGAGGACAGGCTGAGGGGGCACATTGGAGATCCTGTCCAGGCTGAATGGGGCTTAGAGAACACGTGGGTGAGAGTTCAAAGGTGGGGCTGGAGAGCACAGACACCAAAGAACCTTAAATGCCCAAGAGAGGAACTGTTCAGAGAAGGAACAGGAAGGGTCTGTGATCCTGCTACAATCCCCATCTGCAGATGAGGAATTGCAGCTCAGAGACTGTTGAGTGAGTGACTTGCCCCAGGACATGGGACTGATGAGTAGTGTAGACAGGACTCAAATCTGCTCTTGAGATTCTGGAGCCCAAGCACTTTTCCCTGCTTGATGCAGGTTGGTGGGATGTGTGGGGTGGATGAGAATCCCAGCCCAGGACTTTTCCTGCAGCCCTCCTCAGTTTCCCTATTCCTAGATGCTGGCTTCCCTGTCTACCTgtatgagtttgagcaccacactCCCACCGGTGTCAtcatcaagccctgcactgatgGGGCAGACCACGGGGATGAGATCCACTTCATCTTCGGGAATCCCTTCTCCAAAGGTGCTACAGCCCCACCTGACACCCTCACTGGGTGTCTAGTCTCCCCACCTTTGTATCCGGACTCACCTCTCCATTGGCTGACCCTAAGGGTCTAGGCAGTTCCTAATCTAGAATGTTCCTGGAAATGAAAGCCTCCCAGTATGGAAGAAATAGTGGAAGGAGAAGGATGGGATGTTACCACCCCATGCTCTGTTCCAAATGTCACATCCTATTCTGACCCCAGGCCATTCCACGGTTGAGGAGAAAGCACTGAGCCTCCAGATGATGAAATACTGGGCCAACTTTGCCCGTACAGGGTGAGTCTGGTCCCCCAACACATCTGGGCAGTCTTTCTGCCCAATGCTAGACCCACTGGCCAGCTGCTTCAGGTATTTGTCCCTGTGTGTCCCATAGGAAATACATGATCAGCCCAAGCAAACTGCACCTTCTCCCTCACCTTTTCCTAGTCAGTGACCAGGTCCTAAATGTCCCTAGgatgtgtccctctctgtcccatgACTACACTCTTCATCCACTCAAGCATTCAACCCAAGTCATTCATCATGCACTGTTTTTCACCCAGCCCTATACTGGGAGCTGGAATTCAAGAATCTTGCAAACATGCATGGCCCGCATCCTTCAGCAGCTTGTTAATgttataatgaaaacattaagttGCTGTACTGGGGGAGAAGGTACTAtgagagcacagaggaggtgTCTGACCGAGCTCAGATGGGCAGGAGCGGCTTCCTGGCAGAGGTGACATCTGGGCTGAGCTTTGGCTAGCCTTGTGACTGGTTTCCCATCTCCACATTCTCtatcctttctctccacccctcttaTGATACTCAAAAGATCTTTCTGAAGTACTATCTGACCAAGTCACTCACCTGTTTAAAACTCTTCCTggcttccctctgcccccagacTAAAGTCCCCACCCCTTAGCCCGTTGgcatgaaaattttcaaaatctttactGGGTCATCTTCTCTCCACAGCCATCCTCTTGACACAGCCCATGTTTTTCTGTAAACTTATACTTGTGCTTCCTCCAAAAGCCCTGGTCTTTCATACCTCCAACCCTTTGCAAatactcttccctctgcctgtttCCTTTTGCCACCACACACTCTTCTATTCTTTCTTAAAGATCTAAATATCATCCCTGTAAGGAATTCTTGGACTCCAACTTCCAAAGGGAAGGTGCATAAGGGAAGGGtaagagaaggaggcaggtgaAGACGAGCATGAACaaccctctctccttcttccttctgggcAGAAACCCCAATGGTGGGAAGCTGCCTTACTGGCCACGCTATAACGAGGAGGAGAAGTACCTGCAGTTGGATTTCATCACGAGGGTGGGTGTGAAGCTCAAGGAGGAGAAGATGGCCTTTTGGATGAGACTGTACCAGCATTAAGGACCTGAAAAGCAGAGGCACTTTTGAGAGTGGCTGTGCAGGAGGGCGTCTAAGGTATTTCCCCACCACCTAAGCTTTGGGGAGACTGGCCGTGGACACATCTGGGACAAGCGTCCTGCCTTCCCCAATGTAGGACCTGCAGAGATTCCCTACTATCTCCAGGCCAGAGCTAGAGCCTAAGCCAGTTGTTTGGGGCTCTGCACTACACTCTTCAGCCTGACATCCCATGATGCCCCCCTGTCTCACTGATTCTAGCAGGTTAGGCCAGGTTCTATTACTGCTCCACTGTGCCCAGCCACCCAGCCTCAGGACAAACCCAACTCTTCCTTCTCCAAATCCTCCCACCCTTCAAAGTCTACTTGAACCCTTTGTTTAGATTTCTTTGGGGAAATCCACCCAGACTGCCACTGCCCTTACTATTGCACCCAGCTTGTCATTGACCTTTCATCCTGCCCAGCCTTGTGCCTGTTCACATTACACTGGCCTGAGGCCTTGGTCAGATTATTTGTTATGTGGGGTGAAGCTTTGATAGCTTAGGATCTTCTCCTCCTTGCATACTCACCTCCCCTGAAACCCCTCCAAAGCCTGGACACAGGGATAGTCCTCAATAAAAACATGTTGAATTGACCtgaatttctccatctgtaaaatgcttGAGTGAAGTAGAGAACATCTTGATTTGAGCCATCAGAGAGAGGGTGTGTTGCTGCCTGCTCCTTGTTGGGCCCAGCCTGCTGGGCTACATTCAGACAAAGGGAGCTGTGGCAAAGTTGCCTGGTTTGCAACATACCtgacttttttcttcattatctcAGGAGGGACCTCAGGATATCCATACTCCATCCTCGCTTGTCCATTGGTGTAGGTCTTGGTGCTACATCCAG
This genomic interval from Panthera leo isolate Ple1 chromosome E2, P.leo_Ple1_pat1.1, whole genome shotgun sequence contains the following:
- the CES4A gene encoding carboxylesterase 4A, whose amino-acid sequence is MSWILYLSLTLCLMVQTALGAQHTEEPLVITKYGTLQGKQMHVGKTPINVFLGVPFSRPPVGVRRFAAPEPPEPWEGIKNATTYAPACLQESWGQITSMYFNTRKQYKWLRFSEDCLYLNVYAPVRAHGDAPLPVMVWFPGGAFLVGSASTYDGTQLASREKVVLVLLQHRLGILGFLSTGDSQARGNWALLDQVAALRWVQENIAAFGGDPRCVTLFGQSSGAMCISGLMMSPLARGLFHRAISQSGTAALRAFITPDPLRVAKTVARLAGCTYNSTRILVDCLRARSGAEVMHVSKKMGFFHLNSQKDPQEVVWFMSPVVDGVVFPDDPAVLLSQGQVAPVPYLLGVNNLEFSWLLPFIMKISLNQFVMRKGIITKLLWRTSTLLNITKEQLPLVMEEYLGDIDDRDWKMLRNRLMDLAGDAIFVYSTLQAAHHHRVSLFLDAGFPVYLYEFEHHTPTGVIIKPCTDGADHGDEIHFIFGNPFSKGHSTVEEKALSLQMMKYWANFARTGNPNGGKLPYWPRYNEEEKYLQLDFITRVGVKLKEEKMAFWMRLYQH